One window of Phycisphaeraceae bacterium genomic DNA carries:
- a CDS encoding proline dehydrogenase family protein — protein MGLFSWMNRTSPAPEKRVVVSTADVSAPAPSGNEARIFDIGADLLRRARGHKAGILSAKFYSDALMEWSMKDPEFKVQMFRFVDTFPTLRSAESIHDHLTDYLSQPGVSVPPVIGAALKAGSLLKSAAAATIGKQIEGMAGKFIAGTDAASALGDLRRMWDQGIAFSVDLLGETCVSDMEADDYARKYLDLIQNLPAQVASWPANVRLESDHLGPIPRVNVSIKISALSARTDPIDSEGAMADLFKRILPILETARDRGVFVNFDMEHHALKDFTLELFQRSCEKIEFQAGLAMQAYLRSGPDDARRMVDWARRARRVITVRLVKGAYWDAETIKSDLLGWPCPVWPQKWQTDACFERMSEIFLDAMPKNKSEASGGGVKLALGSHNVRSIAAALAGLEARGIPKEAIELQMLHGMADQLKHSAAEIGLRIREYVPVGEMIPGMAYLVRRLLENTSNESWLKAGFMENADAGALLRAPAPKGGGLGATPLASTESLASAPERHALSPAVPGVGDGRPFFTEPVRDFADSKQHGAFAAAVARATVPKVANEQTVEQASEMIGKAHRAFEEWRDADPKRRADVLIRAAAAMRKQRDGLAGVMIREAGKPWREADADVCEAIDFCEYYARMAIGLFERTRLGRFVGELDEQFYQARGVAAVISPWNFPLAILVGMTSAALVTGNTVIMKPAEQTPGIASIFFDILQESLRGAGFSASLAGDVLQFCPAPGETVGAALVRDPRIALIAFTGSKAVGLDIIKAAGITPESQHHVKKVVCEMGGKNAIIVDTSADLDEAILGVRQSAFGFQGQKCSACSRVIVVDPEGPEGPAIRHFTWRLVEATKALTIGDPVASGTDIGPVIDAESKRKIESYIEIGKAESRHELTLAVPPGLETKTGRDFVGPTIFSHVAPDARIATEEIFGPVLAVMHAPSFSRALEIANSSVYKLTGGVFTRKPAHIELAKKQFRVGNLYINRGCTGALVARHPFGGFGMSGVGSKAGGADYLLQFVEPRAIAENTLRRGFAPELGEEM, from the coding sequence ATGGGTCTGTTTTCGTGGATGAATCGAACGTCGCCCGCGCCGGAAAAACGAGTTGTTGTCTCCACGGCGGATGTTTCGGCACCGGCGCCCTCGGGCAACGAGGCTCGCATCTTCGATATCGGAGCGGACCTGCTGCGGCGCGCGCGAGGCCACAAAGCCGGAATTCTCTCCGCGAAGTTCTATTCCGATGCGCTGATGGAATGGTCCATGAAGGACCCCGAGTTCAAGGTGCAGATGTTCCGCTTTGTGGACACCTTCCCCACGCTGCGCTCGGCGGAGAGCATCCACGACCATCTGACCGACTATCTCAGCCAACCGGGCGTCAGCGTGCCGCCGGTCATCGGCGCGGCGCTCAAGGCGGGTTCGCTGCTCAAGAGCGCCGCCGCGGCCACGATCGGCAAACAGATCGAGGGCATGGCGGGAAAGTTCATCGCGGGAACGGACGCGGCGAGTGCGCTCGGCGACTTGCGCAGGATGTGGGATCAGGGGATCGCATTCAGCGTGGACTTGCTCGGTGAGACGTGCGTTTCAGACATGGAAGCGGACGACTACGCGCGCAAGTACCTCGATCTCATTCAGAATCTGCCGGCGCAGGTTGCTTCCTGGCCCGCGAACGTGCGGCTCGAATCGGATCATCTCGGCCCGATCCCGCGCGTCAATGTCAGCATCAAGATTTCCGCCCTGTCGGCACGCACCGACCCGATCGACTCCGAGGGCGCGATGGCCGACCTGTTCAAACGCATCCTGCCGATTCTGGAGACGGCGCGCGATCGTGGAGTCTTTGTCAACTTCGACATGGAGCACCACGCCCTCAAAGACTTCACACTCGAACTTTTTCAGCGGAGCTGCGAGAAGATTGAGTTCCAGGCGGGGCTGGCGATGCAGGCGTATCTCCGGAGCGGGCCGGACGATGCACGGCGGATGGTCGATTGGGCACGCCGCGCGCGGCGCGTCATCACCGTTCGCCTCGTCAAGGGCGCGTACTGGGATGCCGAAACGATCAAGAGCGATTTGCTCGGGTGGCCGTGTCCGGTTTGGCCTCAGAAGTGGCAGACCGATGCCTGCTTCGAGCGGATGTCCGAGATCTTCCTCGATGCGATGCCGAAGAACAAAAGCGAAGCTTCCGGCGGCGGCGTCAAGCTCGCGCTGGGCAGCCACAACGTGCGTTCGATCGCCGCGGCGTTGGCAGGGCTCGAGGCACGCGGCATTCCGAAAGAAGCGATCGAACTGCAGATGCTGCACGGCATGGCGGATCAGTTGAAGCACTCCGCGGCGGAAATCGGCCTTCGCATCCGCGAATATGTCCCGGTGGGCGAGATGATCCCGGGGATGGCGTACCTCGTGCGCCGGCTCCTTGAGAACACGAGCAACGAGAGTTGGCTAAAGGCCGGTTTCATGGAGAACGCGGACGCGGGGGCATTGCTGCGTGCGCCGGCGCCCAAAGGAGGCGGGCTCGGTGCGACGCCGCTCGCGAGCACAGAGTCGCTCGCATCGGCTCCCGAGCGCCACGCGCTCAGCCCGGCTGTTCCCGGGGTCGGCGACGGAAGGCCGTTCTTCACGGAACCGGTGCGTGACTTCGCCGATTCGAAGCAGCACGGCGCGTTCGCCGCGGCGGTGGCCCGGGCGACAGTTCCCAAAGTTGCGAACGAACAGACGGTCGAGCAGGCATCGGAGATGATCGGGAAGGCGCACCGAGCCTTCGAGGAATGGCGAGATGCCGATCCGAAGCGGCGCGCGGACGTTTTGATTCGTGCCGCGGCGGCAATGCGGAAGCAGCGCGACGGGCTGGCGGGCGTGATGATCCGCGAAGCGGGCAAACCCTGGCGCGAGGCGGACGCGGATGTGTGCGAGGCGATCGACTTCTGCGAGTATTACGCGCGGATGGCAATCGGGCTCTTCGAACGGACGAGGCTCGGAAGATTCGTCGGCGAACTCGACGAGCAGTTCTATCAGGCGCGCGGAGTCGCGGCGGTCATCAGCCCGTGGAACTTCCCGCTGGCGATTCTGGTCGGCATGACCTCTGCGGCGCTCGTTACAGGCAACACCGTGATTATGAAGCCGGCGGAGCAGACGCCGGGCATCGCGAGCATTTTCTTTGACATCTTGCAGGAATCGCTTCGCGGCGCCGGGTTCAGCGCGTCGCTTGCCGGAGACGTTCTGCAATTCTGTCCGGCACCGGGAGAAACCGTCGGCGCGGCGCTCGTTCGCGACCCGCGCATCGCCCTCATCGCGTTCACGGGGAGCAAAGCGGTCGGACTCGACATCATCAAGGCGGCCGGGATCACTCCGGAATCGCAGCACCACGTGAAGAAAGTGGTGTGCGAGATGGGTGGCAAGAACGCGATCATCGTCGACACGAGCGCCGATCTTGATGAAGCGATTCTCGGCGTGCGGCAGAGCGCGTTCGGCTTCCAGGGTCAAAAGTGCAGCGCCTGCTCGCGCGTGATCGTTGTCGATCCGGAAGGACCGGAAGGCCCGGCGATCCGGCATTTCACGTGGAGGCTGGTCGAGGCGACGAAGGCGCTCACGATCGGCGACCCCGTCGCCAGCGGAACCGACATCGGCCCGGTGATCGATGCGGAATCCAAACGCAAGATCGAGAGCTACATTGAGATCGGCAAGGCCGAATCCCGCCACGAACTGACGCTCGCGGTGCCGCCGGGGCTCGAAACAAAGACCGGGCGCGACTTTGTCGGACCGACGATCTTCAGCCACGTGGCGCCGGACGCGCGGATCGCGACCGAAGAGATCTTCGGCCCCGTTCTCGCCGTCATGCACGCCCCGAGCTTTTCCCGGGCTCTCGAGATTGCGAATTCGTCGGTGTACAAGCTGACGGGCGGCGTCTTCACCCGCAAGCCGGCACATATCGAGCTCGCCAAGAAGCAATTCCGCGTGGGCAACCTGTACATCAATCGGGGCTGCACCGGCGCGCTGGTCGCTCGCCACCCTTTCGGCGGATTCGGGATGTCGGGCGTGGGCTCGAAGGCGGGCGGGGCGGACTACCTGCTTCAGTTTGTCGAGCCGCGAGCGATCGCAGAGAACACGCTCCGGCGCGGCTTTGCGCCGGAACTCGGCGAAGAGATGTAG
- a CDS encoding DUF2007 domain-containing protein, which translates to MTTDPDTLVDLTSARSEFEASMIVEALKARDIPAFTFSNAGMTLQWEVAATNPFRVSVRCQDVEKAKEILRAIKAESVDIDWSEVDVGQRQDSIPAAKPGASPEEDEQRRITGWIVLLLLLAALFWILWSAFARAPD; encoded by the coding sequence ATGACGACCGATCCCGACACACTCGTGGACCTCACCTCGGCGCGATCCGAGTTCGAGGCCTCGATGATCGTCGAAGCCCTCAAGGCCCGCGACATCCCCGCGTTCACGTTTTCGAACGCCGGCATGACGCTGCAGTGGGAAGTGGCGGCAACCAACCCATTCCGCGTTTCGGTCCGTTGTCAGGATGTGGAAAAGGCCAAAGAAATCCTGCGCGCGATCAAGGCCGAGTCGGTGGACATCGACTGGTCCGAAGTGGATGTGGGGCAGAGGCAGGACTCGATTCCCGCCGCAAAGCCGGGTGCCTCACCTGAGGAAGACGAACAGCGCCGGATCACCGGCTGGATCGTTCTGCTCCTGCTGCTGGCGGCGCTCTTCTGGATACTCTGGAGCGCCTTCGCGCGGGCTCCGGATTGA
- the hflX gene encoding GTPase HflX, with amino-acid sequence MPQPKEREGIQVRSERAVLAAVRLPDSRFDKSDPFGELRSLAEQGGAVVVAELTQNLPKPVAGTYMGSGKMTELKALCEEVHASTVIFDHDLSPKQIAKIEAAVGRKVIDRSELILDIFAGRATSTEAQLQVELAQLEYTFPRLRAMWSHLERIVGVGGIGGIGTRGPGEQQLEIDRRLVQRRRDDLAKQIRDIQARRRREVQTRKAENFTVGIVGYTNAGKSTLFNTLTAGGAYADNRLFATLMTRTRDWDLGGGMSVMLSDTVGFVRDLPTNLIAAFRATLEEATHADVLLIVLDVSDPAAELQYDTVCKTLDDLLKEVAESGEEQDGSWKPPQRIVLLNKADKLKDNREALIWQQKVPGAIPICALPAEKGRDFRLREGQAELTDRIRELARGAIEDVRITLPLNQSRLITIIENQSDVVARDYADGIVTIRTKIGRQQLERLLVGRPQMEIRDARGKPWIPHSPNLRPAEPAWVAPKAGSASDGIAARKPRSAGKKPPRVEKRGGKADTSAS; translated from the coding sequence ATGCCACAACCCAAAGAACGCGAAGGAATTCAGGTGCGGTCGGAGCGCGCGGTGCTTGCCGCGGTCCGCTTGCCCGATTCTCGCTTTGACAAGTCAGACCCGTTCGGCGAACTCCGCTCCCTCGCGGAGCAGGGCGGCGCCGTTGTTGTCGCAGAACTTACGCAGAACCTGCCCAAGCCGGTGGCGGGGACCTACATGGGCTCGGGCAAGATGACCGAGCTCAAAGCCCTCTGCGAAGAGGTCCATGCCTCAACAGTCATTTTCGATCACGACCTTTCGCCCAAGCAGATCGCCAAGATCGAGGCCGCCGTCGGCCGCAAGGTGATCGACCGCTCCGAGCTCATTCTCGACATCTTCGCCGGCCGCGCGACGAGCACGGAAGCACAATTGCAGGTCGAACTCGCGCAACTCGAATACACCTTCCCGCGCCTCCGCGCCATGTGGTCGCACCTCGAACGCATCGTTGGCGTCGGCGGCATCGGGGGCATCGGAACCCGCGGACCCGGTGAGCAGCAGCTCGAAATCGACCGCCGACTCGTCCAGCGCCGGCGCGACGATCTCGCCAAGCAGATCCGCGACATCCAGGCCAGGCGCCGGCGCGAGGTTCAGACCCGCAAGGCCGAGAACTTCACCGTCGGAATCGTCGGCTACACCAACGCCGGCAAAAGCACGCTCTTCAACACGCTCACCGCCGGGGGCGCCTACGCCGACAATCGCCTCTTCGCGACCCTGATGACCCGCACGCGCGATTGGGATCTTGGCGGCGGCATGTCGGTCATGCTTTCCGACACCGTCGGCTTTGTGCGCGACCTGCCTACCAACCTGATCGCGGCGTTCCGCGCCACCCTCGAAGAAGCCACGCACGCCGATGTTCTGCTGATCGTGCTCGACGTTTCCGATCCTGCGGCAGAACTTCAGTACGACACGGTCTGCAAAACGCTCGATGACCTCCTGAAGGAAGTCGCCGAATCCGGCGAAGAACAAGACGGCTCGTGGAAACCACCCCAACGGATCGTGTTGCTCAACAAAGCCGACAAGCTCAAAGACAACCGCGAAGCGCTGATCTGGCAGCAGAAAGTTCCCGGCGCGATCCCGATCTGCGCGCTCCCCGCCGAAAAGGGGAGAGATTTTCGCTTGCGCGAAGGCCAGGCGGAGCTCACGGATCGCATCCGTGAGCTGGCCCGCGGCGCGATCGAGGATGTGCGGATCACGCTGCCGCTGAACCAGAGTCGCCTGATCACGATCATCGAGAATCAGTCGGACGTCGTCGCGCGCGATTATGCCGACGGCATCGTCACGATCCGGACCAAGATCGGTCGTCAGCAACTCGAGCGCCTGCTTGTCGGACGGCCACAGATGGAAATCCGCGATGCGCGTGGCAAGCCCTGGATTCCGCACTCGCCGAATCTGCGGCCCGCCGAACCTGCTTGGGTCGCTCCAAAAGCGGGATCGGCAAGCGACGGAATTGCCGCCCGGAAGCCGAGATCGGCCGGGAAGAAGCCACCAAGAGTGGAAAAGCGGGGCGGGAAGGCCGATACTTCCGCCTCTTAG
- a CDS encoding S41 family peptidase: MSASGKWYRISLVGVLGLAVAGSTLALARKPAELQFFDPIIDVKSTLGGLYVDKLSDDQLKKMQDGAINGMVEALGDPYTIYVPADKVREFNKDLTGEYVGIGASVNTRDGWLTIVSPLEDSPAYKAGIMADDRIIDIDGKTTQGLSVEECIDKLIGVAGTPVNIIIERKGEKIPMTLTRAAIKTRSVKGVHRQANDAEKWDFTIDPARRVGYIRLTQFTPGCAEEILNALIDAGINDPDPAKRLQGVILDLRDNGGGVLEEAIAIGDLFLREGVIVSTRGRNFPERIAKAQDKGTLPNVPLVVLINGSSASASEVLAGALVENNRAIAIGTRSYGKGSVQSVRKLPNGNGAELKVTEQGYYLPSGRSITRKDTSAEWGVDPTKGFFVPMVDKELIDMYRVRRDLEIIRSASGTAGATEDWSNPDWILSFLKDPQLSAAVKAVQGKIDSGEWKPTGKEGLAGTQIAFDELSRARKLQQQLTREQIRVEKRIEALETASGDLAKAKVGDLWPEDAELSGGKMQITDKDGRVVATLDITGNNLQRWLLDADVKKHEASEESGKPVAVNPTTPVPNSPQNK, translated from the coding sequence ATGAGCGCGAGCGGAAAGTGGTATCGGATTTCACTTGTGGGTGTTCTGGGTCTTGCGGTTGCCGGTTCGACCCTGGCGCTCGCCCGGAAGCCCGCGGAACTCCAGTTCTTCGACCCCATCATCGACGTGAAGAGCACGCTCGGCGGTCTCTACGTCGACAAGCTCAGCGACGATCAGCTCAAGAAGATGCAGGACGGCGCGATCAACGGGATGGTCGAAGCGCTCGGCGACCCGTACACGATCTATGTGCCCGCGGATAAAGTGCGCGAATTCAACAAGGATTTGACCGGCGAGTACGTCGGCATCGGCGCCTCGGTCAACACGCGCGACGGGTGGCTCACGATCGTCAGCCCGCTCGAAGATTCGCCCGCGTACAAGGCGGGCATCATGGCCGACGACCGCATCATCGACATCGACGGCAAGACCACGCAGGGTCTGAGCGTCGAAGAGTGCATCGACAAGCTGATCGGCGTTGCCGGCACTCCGGTGAACATCATCATCGAGCGCAAGGGTGAGAAGATTCCGATGACGCTCACCCGCGCCGCGATCAAAACGCGCAGCGTGAAGGGTGTGCACCGCCAGGCGAACGATGCGGAGAAATGGGATTTCACCATCGATCCGGCTCGCCGCGTCGGCTATATCCGACTCACCCAGTTCACGCCCGGCTGCGCCGAGGAAATCTTGAACGCGTTGATCGACGCGGGGATCAACGACCCCGATCCGGCAAAGCGCCTCCAGGGCGTCATCCTCGATCTGCGCGACAATGGCGGCGGCGTGCTCGAAGAGGCGATCGCGATCGGCGACCTTTTCCTGCGCGAGGGCGTCATCGTTTCGACACGCGGGCGCAACTTCCCCGAACGAATCGCCAAGGCTCAGGATAAGGGTACTCTGCCGAACGTCCCCCTGGTCGTGCTGATCAATGGTTCCTCCGCGAGCGCGAGCGAAGTGCTCGCCGGCGCGCTCGTCGAGAATAACCGCGCGATCGCGATCGGCACGCGCAGCTACGGAAAAGGGAGCGTGCAGAGCGTTCGGAAACTGCCGAACGGAAACGGAGCCGAACTCAAGGTCACCGAGCAGGGCTATTACCTGCCGTCCGGGCGCAGCATCACCCGGAAGGACACGAGCGCCGAATGGGGCGTCGACCCGACGAAGGGCTTCTTTGTTCCGATGGTGGACAAGGAATTGATCGACATGTATCGCGTCCGCCGCGATCTTGAGATCATCCGCAGCGCCAGCGGCACTGCCGGCGCGACCGAGGATTGGAGCAATCCGGATTGGATTCTCTCCTTCCTGAAAGATCCGCAGCTGTCTGCCGCCGTGAAGGCCGTGCAGGGCAAGATCGATTCGGGCGAATGGAAGCCCACCGGGAAAGAAGGCCTTGCGGGCACTCAGATCGCTTTCGACGAACTCTCACGTGCACGAAAGCTCCAGCAGCAATTGACGCGCGAGCAGATCCGCGTCGAAAAGCGCATCGAAGCGCTCGAGACCGCATCGGGCGATCTCGCAAAGGCGAAGGTCGGCGACTTGTGGCCCGAGGATGCCGAACTCTCCGGCGGCAAGATGCAGATCACAGACAAGGACGGCAGGGTCGTCGCGACGCTCGACATCACGGGCAACAACTTGCAGCGATGGCTGCTCGATGCCGATGTCAAAAAGCACGAGGCGAGCGAAGAAAGCGGGAAGCCGGTGGCGGTGAATCCAACGACGCCGGTTCCGAACTCTCCTCAGAATAAGTGA
- the tsaD gene encoding tRNA (adenosine(37)-N6)-threonylcarbamoyltransferase complex transferase subunit TsaD: MLILGIETSCDETAAAVVRDGVDVLSNVVASQHEIHTRFGGVVPELASRAHCENILPVVESAIASASVRLSDIDAIAVGHRPGLIGSLLVGVAAAKSLAWSLGKPLIGVDHVHAHLYAGLLHQSGATGQPETHIFPALGLVVSGGHTSIYRLDSWVKLQRLGATIDDALGEAYDKVATILGLPYPGGPNLDALAQAPGADERVADLPISRLSPTSLDFSFSGLKTAMLYEVRGVPDHPAHHRAESRYLPPPPLTDERRRDLAATFQRAAAKTVILKLERALYQLRDAGVKPNTLLTGGGVTANSRLRHELSSFASVNQLRLHLPALRFCVDNAAMIAGLAYHHHQAGKSSDLTLEPVPTTAN; this comes from the coding sequence ATGCTGATCCTGGGCATCGAAACCTCGTGCGATGAAACCGCCGCGGCGGTTGTGCGCGACGGGGTGGATGTTCTCTCGAATGTCGTCGCGAGCCAGCACGAGATCCACACACGCTTCGGAGGAGTCGTGCCGGAATTGGCGAGCCGCGCGCACTGTGAGAACATTCTGCCGGTTGTGGAGAGCGCCATCGCGTCTGCCTCGGTGAGGCTGTCAGACATCGACGCGATCGCCGTCGGGCATCGCCCGGGCTTGATCGGCTCTCTTCTCGTTGGTGTTGCCGCGGCAAAGTCGCTCGCTTGGTCGCTCGGAAAACCGCTCATCGGCGTCGACCACGTCCACGCTCACCTCTACGCGGGCCTGCTCCACCAATCGGGCGCCACTGGCCAACCGGAGACCCACATTTTCCCCGCGCTCGGTCTGGTCGTCAGCGGCGGCCATACTTCGATCTACCGCCTCGATTCGTGGGTGAAGCTGCAGCGCCTGGGCGCAACGATCGATGATGCGCTGGGTGAGGCGTACGACAAGGTCGCGACGATCCTGGGATTGCCCTATCCAGGCGGACCCAATCTCGACGCGCTCGCGCAAGCGCCCGGAGCCGATGAACGCGTTGCCGATCTACCGATCAGCCGGCTCTCTCCGACTTCTCTCGATTTCTCGTTCTCCGGCCTGAAGACCGCGATGCTCTACGAAGTGCGAGGCGTGCCCGATCACCCTGCGCACCATCGCGCCGAGTCTCGCTATCTCCCACCCCCACCGCTCACCGATGAGCGGCGGCGCGATCTCGCGGCCACGTTTCAACGTGCCGCCGCGAAGACGGTGATTCTCAAGCTCGAGCGGGCGCTCTATCAACTGCGTGATGCCGGCGTCAAGCCGAACACGCTTCTCACAGGCGGAGGCGTCACCGCCAATTCGCGCCTCCGGCATGAACTCTCATCGTTTGCATCCGTGAACCAACTTCGGCTGCACTTGCCGGCGCTCCGCTTCTGCGTCGATAACGCGGCGATGATCGCGGGACTGGCGTACCACCATCACCAGGCCGGAAAATCGAGCGATCTCACGCTCGAACCGGTCCCCACGACGGCCAATTGA